A region of Pseudomonas putida DNA encodes the following proteins:
- a CDS encoding RHS repeat-associated core domain-containing protein, whose product MPALTDNAVHRNTPTVTVMDNRGLVARTIHYHRHPDTPALTQPRITRQQHDAKGYMAHSSDPRLHASGRGNFAWLTDLAGTPVCTQSADAGVSINLQDAAGRPLLAVSRIALDEHGEHVRSEAVTRTWHYENTHLPGRLLGISEQVNGHALCRLERLVYAGNSAAEKAYNLAGRASLHYHSAGLLHTHGLGLTGDALATTQRLLAEADNPQVGVDWQGEQPADWNARLQPEAEASTTLTTVDATGAPLSTRDAAGHLRRQAYDVAGLLTGSWLTLKGGPEQVILKALSYSAAGQKLREEHGNGLVTLYRYEPRTQRLAAVRTERPAGHAQGAKVLQDLRYAYDPVGNVLSVRNDAEETRFWRNQKVEPLSTYVYDSLYQLASATGREMANAGQQGAKLPAMATLDNVTYSRYSRTYTYDTAGNLTRIRHSAPATNHNYTTAITVSDRSNRAVDSALTRDPAAVEALFNASGQQKTLLPGQPLTWTPRGELQGVTQIVREGAADDGESYRYDIGNQRVLKVSTSKAANHMRTQRVQYLPGLELRSTTQGGTLIEQLQVVLVGEAGHAQVRALHWATGKPPALADAQLRYSYADQLGSGCLEVDGSGAVLSREEYYPYGGTAVWAARNEVQGRYKFVRYSGKERDATGLYYYGYRYYQPWLGRWLSADPAGTVDGLNLFAMVRNNPMTLVDEHGLRGGKKKGGAGGSGVQAAPTASESDGAGNEPAASATASTSTGSGSDVGHPGATSSRSEQPGADGLDDDGWSQAASSKKKQGSKAEKGKDKGAASVREFGRFDSPIYNRLKPRLPTNRQASGDSIVAIGQRPNPTTGKQEVVFLEEGNINEGLKHITSRHGASIRKWLGLTSRDEIIDAVMTALVHGSIVGIQGAGAGRAGRPIYEFPSKSGAKLLAVQLKDDNSVLGANDKGDDKAQKAVVSTREKQALAQSRK is encoded by the coding sequence ATGCCTGCTCTTACGGACAACGCTGTCCATCGCAATACCCCAACCGTTACGGTGATGGACAACCGCGGCCTGGTGGCCCGGACTATTCATTACCACCGCCACCCGGACACGCCAGCCCTGACGCAGCCACGGATTACCCGGCAGCAGCATGACGCCAAGGGTTATATGGCCCACAGCAGCGACCCGCGCCTGCACGCCAGCGGCCGTGGCAACTTTGCCTGGCTGACCGACCTCGCCGGCACCCCGGTGTGCACGCAAAGCGCCGATGCAGGGGTGTCGATCAACCTGCAGGACGCGGCTGGGCGCCCGTTGCTGGCCGTGTCGCGGATCGCGCTGGATGAACACGGCGAGCACGTGCGCAGTGAAGCGGTCACCCGCACCTGGCATTACGAAAACACCCACCTGCCTGGCCGCCTGCTGGGCATCAGCGAGCAGGTCAACGGCCACGCGCTTTGCCGGCTGGAGCGGCTGGTCTATGCCGGCAACAGCGCCGCAGAAAAAGCCTACAACCTGGCGGGCCGGGCTAGCCTGCACTACCACAGCGCCGGTTTGCTGCACACCCATGGCCTTGGCCTGACTGGCGATGCCCTTGCGACCACGCAACGTTTGCTGGCCGAGGCGGACAACCCGCAAGTAGGGGTTGATTGGCAAGGCGAGCAGCCTGCCGATTGGAATGCGCGGCTGCAACCGGAGGCCGAGGCCAGCACCACGCTGACCACCGTGGACGCGACCGGAGCACCACTGAGCACGCGTGACGCCGCAGGCCACCTGCGCCGCCAGGCCTACGATGTGGCGGGCTTGCTCACCGGCAGCTGGCTCACGCTCAAGGGCGGGCCCGAGCAGGTCATCCTCAAAGCCCTGAGCTATTCGGCTGCCGGGCAGAAGCTGCGCGAGGAGCACGGCAATGGCCTGGTCACCCTGTACCGTTACGAGCCGCGCACCCAGCGGCTGGCAGCGGTGCGTACCGAACGCCCGGCAGGGCATGCGCAGGGGGCCAAGGTGCTGCAAGACCTGCGCTATGCCTACGACCCGGTGGGTAATGTGCTCAGTGTGCGCAACGACGCCGAAGAAACCCGTTTCTGGCGCAATCAGAAAGTCGAGCCGCTTAGCACCTACGTCTACGACAGCCTGTACCAACTGGCCAGCGCCACTGGGCGCGAGATGGCAAACGCCGGCCAGCAGGGCGCCAAGCTGCCGGCTATGGCAACGCTGGATAACGTCACCTACAGCCGCTACAGCCGCACTTATACCTACGACACGGCGGGCAACCTGACCCGTATCCGCCACAGTGCGCCTGCCACAAACCACAATTACACCACCGCTATCACCGTCAGCGACCGCAGCAATCGGGCGGTGGACAGCGCGCTCACACGGGACCCGGCGGCCGTCGAGGCGCTGTTCAACGCCAGTGGCCAGCAAAAGACCTTGTTGCCAGGCCAGCCGCTAACCTGGACGCCGCGCGGTGAGCTACAAGGGGTCACCCAGATCGTGCGCGAAGGGGCGGCAGACGACGGCGAAAGCTACCGCTACGACATCGGCAACCAACGCGTGCTCAAGGTCAGCACCAGCAAGGCCGCCAACCACATGCGTACGCAGCGGGTGCAGTACCTGCCAGGCCTGGAGCTGCGCAGTACCACCCAGGGCGGCACGCTGATCGAACAGCTGCAGGTGGTGCTGGTGGGCGAAGCCGGGCACGCCCAGGTGCGGGCCTTGCACTGGGCCACAGGCAAGCCGCCAGCGCTTGCCGATGCTCAATTACGTTACAGCTATGCCGACCAACTGGGCAGCGGTTGCCTGGAAGTCGACGGCAGTGGTGCGGTGCTCAGTCGAGAGGAGTACTACCCGTACGGTGGTACTGCGGTATGGGCGGCACGCAATGAAGTGCAGGGTCGCTACAAGTTCGTTCGGTATTCGGGCAAGGAGCGCGATGCGACGGGGCTGTATTACTACGGGTATAGGTATTACCAACCGTGGCTGGGCCGCTGGTTGAGTGCGGACCCTGCAGGCACCGTGGATGGCTTGAACCTGTTCGCAATGGTGCGAAACAACCCGATGACACTGGTTGACGAGCACGGGTTAAGGGGGGGCAAGAAAAAAGGCGGGGCGGGAGGCTCCGGCGTGCAAGCTGCACCGACTGCGAGCGAGAGCGATGGCGCGGGCAACGAACCTGCTGCTTCAGCCACAGCCTCAACTTCAACAGGATCGGGCAGTGACGTTGGTCACCCGGGTGCTACATCCTCTCGCTCAGAGCAGCCCGGCGCAGATGGACTGGATGACGATGGCTGGTCCCAAGCGGCTAGCAGCAAGAAGAAGCAGGGAAGCAAGGCGGAAAAAGGCAAGGATAAGGGCGCCGCGTCCGTCAGGGAGTTCGGCAGGTTCGACAGCCCCATTTATAACAGGCTGAAACCGCGGTTACCCACAAATAGGCAGGCGAGTGGGGACAGTATTGTGGCTATTGGCCAACGGCCAAATCCCACGACTGGGAAACAAGAAGTTGTTTTCTTGGAAGAGGGCAACATAAACGAGGGCCTGAAGCACATTACTTCCAGACATGGCGCAAGCATAAGGAAGTGGTTGGGCCTCACGTCACGGGATGAGATCATCGATGCGGTCATGACAGCCTTGGTCCATGGCAGCATCGTTGGCATACAGGGTGCCGGGGCGGGCAGAGCCGGTCGGCCGATCTATGAGTTTCCTTCCAAGAGCGGGGCGAAACTTCTCGCTGTACAACTCAAAGACGACAACAGCGTATTGGGCGCCAACGACAAGGGGGATGACAAGGCACAGAAGGCTGTCGTCAGTACTAGGGAGAAGCAGGCCTTGGCGCAGAGTCGCAAATAA
- a CDS encoding SpvB/TcaC N-terminal domain-containing protein: MNDMSVTPSGAGGEPVFSPPSLPKGGGTVSAGGGMLSVGSADGAAGWSLPLPLPVGRALSPSLSLDYRSSAGNGAFGAGWQCTPPFICRMDRFGIPRYIHSDRWQGPDGEEILLDRGAPRSVASLPFSATPAAHTVTTWVQRSGGRDQRLEHWRAQASPESPGFWLQYHADGSITLFGWSASARLAEPGVPAHVACWYAEETVSATGEHVVYTYRNEDHAGCDAQERAMHPQVANTYLVAVHAMNATPSTALLIPQQAFRPDDFMTVMQLDYGERGVNVNTPPAFQVQTPWPVRQDCFSYWRWGFDKRTRRLCHEILLWHRTQMMAGKADPRPELVSRLHLAYDASGVASVLVAAQQVAYETDGTPLLLPPMEFEPIRPGCEHPGWEALAGLAGFSAPHWQMADLHGEGLSGLLYQDAGAWWYRAPERDSDAGGDAVTWGAAQVLPSAPRPGTGMLADLDGDGQPQWLVNQPGIRGSFTLTPEGQWRDFIAADAMPSELAHGAAQLVDFSGGGQQDLVMIGPRSVRLSVRVRGAGWQPATDVVSGPTLPLAGSEHRLVAFADLAGTGLQQLIEVTGEGVTYWPMLGHGRFANPVRMSGFAIEHFNASRVLLGDTDGSGTTDLLYVDADRIRVFVSHNGNRFVEGQSVPAPKGVVLDASCKLQLVDLRGQGSAELVLTVPHIAPRSWAYRFNDRRPWLLAEVCSNTGSRTLFDYRSSAQGWLDEKRALQAQGKAAISRLPFPVHTLAQVTTVDDISGLRTVSGMRYRHPVWDPVEREFRGFMQLIQTDTLSDAQGTAAERSPPAQVRQWFLSGVERLDSTPPLGFVGQRSAEADFALQPVRFTRLEGGRDVPYVPQGAARRWLLRALKGVEVRSETYGLDGSERAEVPYSIARQRWQVRVYETAQADRPAALVTALETLAFNTERIAQDPVITQTLVLGQDPHGHVLQQVQVHYPRRVAVSPSPYPDTLPAGLLADTRDPQQDRVWLEHTRHRVRHLEGGHNHLSGLIESTRTDVLALPASALPQGGFSVEHLLAPGSPLEGLGDATLTGYQRKQWCDAQGALTTVPIRQALVAYRETAMLEHATLAELQATLLPHELAQWQANGGHHLVALAEDGKQVYISRHHLARYQGAQRFYRLATLRASELLGELRVDWSPHAVQVQKVTDAAGLEASFEHDWRFLTPVAMTDANDNLQQVSLDAWGRVTQTRFHGTEQGQLAGYRSGKAFTLPETVEGILALKGGEVPVATAHRVVTDSWMPLARDRQGRPLATRMGELALRRLLKANNLPRVDDRASRQPPHIISLQTDRYDGDPAQQLRVNVAHSDGAGRLLQTAALSAPGEALVRTAAGSLERDRNGTALMQPAVRRWAVNGKTEYDNKGQPVRTWLPYYLDDWRPVRDDSGRAALFADTQLYDAMGRVYRVVTAAGWERGTEYYPWFTVAHDENDTA; this comes from the coding sequence ATGAATGATATGTCTGTCACCCCTTCGGGTGCCGGCGGCGAACCTGTGTTCAGCCCACCCTCATTGCCCAAGGGCGGTGGTACCGTTTCGGCGGGCGGCGGCATGCTGTCAGTCGGCAGCGCCGACGGCGCCGCAGGCTGGTCACTGCCATTGCCTTTGCCGGTCGGCCGCGCCCTGTCGCCGTCGTTGAGCCTGGATTACCGGTCTTCTGCGGGCAATGGCGCATTCGGTGCAGGCTGGCAATGCACCCCGCCCTTCATCTGCCGGATGGACCGCTTTGGCATCCCTCGATACATCCACAGTGACCGTTGGCAGGGGCCTGACGGCGAGGAAATCCTGCTCGACCGGGGGGCGCCGCGCAGTGTCGCCAGCTTGCCGTTCTCCGCTACCCCTGCCGCCCACACAGTAACCACCTGGGTGCAGCGCAGTGGCGGCCGCGACCAGCGTCTGGAACATTGGCGTGCGCAAGCCAGCCCCGAGTCGCCGGGCTTCTGGCTGCAGTACCACGCCGACGGCAGCATCACCCTGTTCGGCTGGTCGGCCTCGGCGCGCTTGGCCGAGCCCGGTGTGCCGGCGCATGTCGCGTGCTGGTACGCCGAAGAGACTGTCAGCGCCACCGGTGAACATGTGGTCTACACGTACCGCAACGAAGACCACGCCGGTTGCGATGCGCAGGAACGGGCCATGCACCCGCAGGTTGCCAACACGTACCTGGTAGCTGTCCACGCCATGAATGCGACCCCGAGCACAGCACTGCTGATACCGCAGCAGGCATTTCGCCCGGACGACTTCATGACCGTGATGCAGCTGGACTACGGCGAGCGAGGCGTAAATGTGAACACCCCGCCCGCGTTCCAGGTGCAGACGCCCTGGCCGGTCCGTCAGGATTGTTTTTCGTACTGGCGCTGGGGCTTCGATAAACGCACGCGACGGCTCTGCCACGAGATACTGCTCTGGCACCGCACGCAAATGATGGCCGGCAAGGCTGACCCTCGCCCCGAGCTGGTCTCGCGCTTGCACCTGGCGTATGACGCGTCGGGCGTCGCATCGGTGCTGGTGGCCGCGCAACAGGTTGCCTACGAAACGGATGGCACGCCGTTGTTGCTGCCGCCCATGGAATTCGAGCCGATTCGCCCCGGGTGTGAGCACCCAGGCTGGGAGGCATTGGCCGGCCTCGCGGGCTTCAGCGCGCCGCACTGGCAGATGGCCGATCTACACGGCGAGGGTCTGTCGGGCCTGTTGTACCAGGATGCGGGTGCCTGGTGGTATAGGGCGCCGGAACGCGACAGCGATGCGGGTGGCGATGCTGTCACGTGGGGAGCTGCACAGGTTTTGCCCAGCGCGCCACGTCCAGGTACGGGGATGTTGGCCGACCTCGACGGTGACGGTCAGCCGCAGTGGCTGGTCAACCAGCCAGGTATTCGCGGCAGCTTCACCCTGACGCCGGAGGGGCAATGGCGTGACTTCATCGCCGCCGACGCCATGCCCAGCGAGCTGGCCCATGGCGCTGCGCAACTGGTCGACTTCAGTGGAGGCGGGCAACAGGACCTGGTCATGATCGGGCCACGCAGCGTGCGCTTGTCTGTCAGGGTGCGGGGTGCGGGGTGGCAGCCCGCCACTGACGTCGTGTCAGGCCCCACGTTGCCATTGGCTGGCAGCGAGCACCGGCTGGTGGCATTTGCCGACCTCGCGGGTACCGGCCTGCAGCAGCTGATCGAGGTCACGGGCGAGGGCGTCACCTACTGGCCAATGCTGGGCCACGGTCGCTTTGCCAACCCTGTGCGCATGAGCGGGTTTGCCATCGAACACTTCAATGCCTCGCGGGTTCTGCTGGGCGATACCGACGGCAGCGGCACGACCGATCTCCTGTATGTGGACGCCGACCGCATCCGCGTGTTCGTCAGCCATAACGGCAATCGTTTTGTCGAAGGCCAATCTGTGCCCGCCCCGAAGGGGGTCGTGCTCGATGCCAGCTGCAAGCTGCAACTGGTTGATTTGCGCGGGCAGGGCAGTGCAGAACTGGTGCTGACGGTGCCACACATCGCCCCACGCAGTTGGGCCTATCGCTTCAATGACCGGCGCCCCTGGTTGCTGGCCGAAGTGTGCAGCAACACGGGCAGCCGAACCCTGTTCGATTACCGCAGCTCGGCGCAGGGCTGGCTGGATGAAAAACGTGCCCTGCAGGCGCAGGGCAAGGCGGCAATCAGCCGTTTGCCGTTCCCGGTCCACACCTTGGCCCAGGTGACCACGGTGGACGATATCAGCGGCCTGCGCACGGTCAGTGGCATGCGCTACCGGCACCCAGTCTGGGACCCGGTCGAGCGCGAATTTCGCGGCTTCATGCAGTTGATCCAGACCGACACCCTGAGCGATGCGCAAGGCACGGCCGCCGAACGTTCGCCACCGGCGCAGGTGCGCCAGTGGTTTCTTAGCGGCGTCGAGCGCCTGGACAGCACCCCGCCCCTAGGGTTTGTCGGGCAGCGCAGCGCCGAAGCGGACTTTGCCCTGCAACCCGTGCGCTTCACCCGCCTTGAAGGTGGTCGCGATGTGCCTTACGTGCCGCAAGGTGCGGCCCGCCGTTGGCTGCTGCGTGCCTTGAAGGGGGTAGAGGTGCGCAGTGAAACCTACGGCCTCGACGGCAGTGAGCGCGCCGAGGTGCCGTACAGCATCGCCCGACAACGATGGCAGGTGCGGGTCTACGAGACCGCGCAAGCCGACCGGCCGGCCGCTTTGGTAACGGCTCTGGAGACCCTGGCGTTCAACACCGAGCGCATTGCCCAGGACCCGGTCATCACCCAGACGCTGGTGCTGGGCCAGGACCCGCATGGCCATGTGCTGCAGCAGGTGCAGGTGCATTACCCGCGTCGGGTTGCAGTGTCCCCTTCGCCTTATCCGGACACGCTGCCAGCAGGGCTGCTGGCCGATACTCGCGACCCTCAGCAGGACAGGGTGTGGCTGGAGCACACGCGCCATCGGGTACGTCATCTGGAAGGCGGTCACAATCACCTGTCCGGGCTGATCGAATCGACCCGCACCGATGTGCTGGCCCTGCCAGCGTCCGCGCTACCGCAGGGCGGCTTCAGCGTGGAACACCTGCTGGCGCCGGGCAGCCCGTTAGAGGGCCTGGGCGATGCCACGCTAACGGGTTACCAGCGCAAGCAATGGTGTGATGCCCAAGGGGCATTGACCACCGTTCCGATCCGCCAGGCGCTGGTGGCCTACCGCGAGACGGCCATGCTCGAACACGCCACTCTGGCTGAGCTGCAGGCAACGCTCTTGCCGCACGAGCTGGCACAGTGGCAGGCCAACGGTGGCCACCACCTGGTCGCGTTAGCCGAGGACGGCAAACAGGTGTACATCAGCCGCCACCACCTGGCCCGGTACCAGGGTGCGCAGCGGTTCTACCGCCTGGCCACGCTACGTGCCAGCGAGCTGCTCGGCGAGTTGCGCGTTGACTGGAGCCCGCACGCCGTGCAGGTGCAGAAGGTCACCGATGCCGCTGGCCTGGAGGCTAGCTTCGAACACGACTGGCGTTTTCTCACGCCCGTCGCCATGACCGATGCCAACGACAACCTGCAACAAGTGAGCCTCGACGCTTGGGGGCGGGTGACGCAAACCCGCTTCCACGGTACGGAGCAAGGGCAGCTGGCCGGCTATCGCAGCGGCAAAGCATTCACCCTCCCGGAAACAGTGGAAGGCATTCTTGCGCTCAAGGGGGGCGAGGTGCCTGTGGCCACGGCGCATCGCGTGGTGACGGACAGCTGGATGCCACTGGCCCGTGACAGGCAAGGGCGCCCCTTGGCTACCCGCATGGGCGAACTGGCGCTGCGTCGCCTGCTCAAGGCCAACAACCTGCCGCGTGTGGACGACCGCGCGAGCCGCCAGCCGCCGCACATCATCAGCCTGCAGACCGACCGCTACGACGGCGACCCCGCACAGCAGTTGCGCGTAAACGTGGCGCACAGCGATGGCGCCGGCCGCCTGTTGCAGACCGCAGCCCTGAGTGCGCCCGGCGAGGCATTGGTGCGTACCGCCGCAGGCAGCCTCGAACGCGACCGCAATGGCACTGCGCTGATGCAGCCGGCGGTGCGGCGCTGGGCGGTCAATGGCAAGACCGAGTACGACAACAAAGGCCAGCCCGTACGCACCTGGTTGCCGTACTACCTCGACGACTGGCGCCCTGTACGCGATGACAGCGGTCGCGCCGCGCTGTTTGCCGATACTCAGCTGTACGACGCCATGGGGCGGGTTTATCGCGTCGTCACCGCCGCGGGCTGGGAACGGGGCACCGAGTACTACCCCTGGTTCACGGTCGCGCACGACGAGAACGACACGGCCTGA